The following are from one region of the Vitis riparia cultivar Riparia Gloire de Montpellier isolate 1030 chromosome 9, EGFV_Vit.rip_1.0, whole genome shotgun sequence genome:
- the LOC117921642 gene encoding triphosphate tunnel metalloenzyme 3-like — translation MEVEVKLRLPDAASHQKLSDLLAPFHVKTLIQENIFFDGPAAELSSKFAVLRLRFYDLDSHCVLSLKSQPQISNGISRAEEVEEEIEPLIGRACVAEPWRFKSMNSRIIKRLRDEFEVGDEGLVCLGGFRNVRAVYAWNGLNLELDETHFDFGTNYEIECESSEPERAKKLLEGFLEENGISFSNAEASKFAVFRSGKLH, via the exons ATGGAAGTCGAGGTCAAGCTTCGCCTCCCTGACGCCGCCTCCCACCAGAAACTCTCCGACCTCCTCGCCCCATTCCATGTCAAAACCCTAATCCAAGAGAACATCTTCTTCGACGGACCAGCCGCCGAGCTCTCCTCCAAATTTGCGGTCCTCCGCCTTCGGTTCTACGACCTCGATTCCCACTGCGTTCTCTCCCTCAAATCCCAACCGCAAATCTCAAACGGCATCAGCCGCGCCGAAGAAGTCGAAGAAGAAATCGAACCTCTGATCGGGCGTGCCTGCGTGGCGGAGCCATGGCGATTTAAATCGATGAATTCGAGGATAATCAAGAGGTTGAGAGATGAGTTTGAGGTAGGAGATGAGGGCTTGGTGTGTCTGGGAGGGTTCAGGAACGTTAGAGCGGTGTATGCGTGGAATGGATTGAATTTAGAGCTGGACGAAACTCATTTCGATTTCGGGACGAATTATGAGATTGAATGCGAGAGCTCGGAGCCAGAGAGAGCGAAGAAGTTGCTTGAAGGGTTCTTGGAGGAGAACGGGATTAGTTTCTCGAACGCGGAGGCTTCAAAATTTGCAGTTTTTCGATCCGGCAAGCTGCATTA A